Proteins encoded together in one Juglans regia cultivar Chandler chromosome 9, Walnut 2.0, whole genome shotgun sequence window:
- the LOC108990870 gene encoding bifunctional dTDP-4-dehydrorhamnose 3,5-epimerase/dTDP-4-dehydrorhamnose reductase, giving the protein MGFPANGASATDKPYKFLIYGRTGWIGGLLGRLCESQGIDFTYGSGRLEDRASLEADLAAVKPTHVFNAAGVTGRPNVDWCESHKVETIRTNVVGTLTLADVCREKGLVLINYATGCIFEYDSGHPLGSGVGFKEEDTPNFVGSFYSKTKAMVEELLKNYDNVCTLRVRMPISSDLSNPRNFITKITRYEKVVNIPNSMTILDELLPISIEMGKRNLTGIWNFTNPGVVSHNEILEMYREYIDPNFTWKNFNLEEQAKVIIAPRSNNELDASKLKAEFPELLSIKESLIKYVFKPNQKTAGA; this is encoded by the exons ATGGGTTTCCCAGCCAACGGAGCTTCGGCAACCGACAAGCCATACAAATTCCTGATCTATGGTCGCACCGGCTGGATCGGTGGGCTGCTGGGGAGGCTCTGCGAGTCCCAGGGCATCGACTTCACCTACGGCTCCGGACGCCTGGAGGACCGCGCGTCGCTCGAGGCCGACTTGGCGGCCGTCAAGCCGACCCACGTCTTCAATGCTGCCGGCGTCACCGGCCGGCCCAACGTTGACTGGTGCGAGTCCCACAAGGTCGAGACCATCCGGACCAACGTGGTCGGGACCCTCACCTTGGCCGACGTTTGCAGAGAGAAGGGCCTCGTCTTGATCAACTACGCCACCGGGTGTATCTTTGAGTACGATTCTGGACACCCGCTTGGCTCCGGCGTCGGGTTTAAGGAGGAGGACACCCCTAACTTCGTCGGATCGTTCTATTCCAAGACCAAGGCCATG GTGGAAGAACTTCTCAAGAACTATGATAATGTCTGTACATTGCGCGTCAGAATGCCCATCTCGTCGGACTTGTCCAACCCTCGGAACTTCATTACAAAGATCACTAGGTATGAGAAGGTAGTGAACATACCAAACTCAATGACGATCTTGGATGAACTACTCCCAATCTCCATTGAAATGGGAAAGAGAAATCTTACTGGAATATGGAACTTCACAAACCCTGGCGTGGTCAGCCACAATGAGATATTAGAGATGTATAGGGAATACATTGACCCCAACTTCACATGGAAGAACTTTAATCTTGAGGAGCAAGCAAAGGTGATCATTGCCCCAAGGAGCAACAATGAGCTCGATGCCTCGAAATTGAAGGCAGAATTCCCCGAACTCTTATCCATCAAGGAGTCACTCATTAAGTACGTATTTAAGCCAAATCAGAAGACTGCTGGAGCCTAG
- the LOC108990865 gene encoding homeobox protein HD1-like isoform X1: MDIEMQAPNLGMIGGGSTGGFSGEVAVSGEHQRQFKAEIATHPLCEQLLAAHVACLRVATPIDQLPLIDAQLDQSHHLLRSYASLRTHSLSPHERQELDNFLAQYLLVLCSFKEQLQQHVRVHAVEAVVGCREIENTLQALTGVSLDEGTGGTMSDDEDDLQIMDFALDQSGADGHDMLGFGPLLPTESERSLMERVRQELKIELKQGFKSRIEDVREEILRKRRAGKLPGDTTSVLKNWWQEHSKWPYPTEDDKAKLVEETGLQLKQINNWFINQRKRNWHSNSHSVTSLKSKRKRPGGKYSS; this comes from the exons ATGGATATAGAAATGCAAGCACCGAACCTGGGAATGATTGGTGGTGGCAGTACCGGTGGTTTTAGCGGTGAAGTGGCAGTTTCCGGTGAGCACCAACGCCAATTCAAGGCGGAGATAGCCACTCACCCACTTTGTGAGCAGCTTCTGGCGGCCCATGTGGCGTGCCTCCGTGTCGCCACTCCAATTGATCAGTTACCATTGATCGACGCGCAGCTAGATCAGTCTCACCATCTTCTGCGGTCGTATGCCTCGCTGCGTACCCATTCCCTCTCTCCCCATGAGCGTCAAGAGCTCGACAACTTCTTG GCACAATATTTGTTAGTTTTGTGCAGCTTCAAAGAACAGCTTCAACAACATGTCCGAGTCCACGCCGTTGAGGCTGTCGTGGGTTGCCGTGAAATTGAAAATACCTTGCAAGCCCTCACTG GGGTGAGTCTGGATGAAGGTACGGGTGGAACAATGTCGGATGATGAGGATGATCTGCAGATCATGGATTTCGCTTTAGATCAATCCGGTGCTGATGGGCATGACATGTTGGGATTTGGTCCACTGCTTCCGACAGAATCTGAAAGGTCGCTGATGGAGAGAGTTAGGCAGGAATTAAAGATTGAACTGAAGCAG GGTTTTAAGTCAAGAATTGAAGATGTAAGGGAGGAGATACTGAGAAAAAGAAGGGCAGGAAAATTACCGGGTGACACAACAAGTGTATTGAAGAATTGGTGGCAGGAACACTCAAAATGGCCTTACCCTACT GAAGATGACAAGGCAAAACTTGTAGAGGAGACAGGCTTGCAGCTGAAGCAAATCAATAATTGGTTCATCAATCAAAGAAAGCGCAACTGGCACAGCAACTCTCATTCTGTGACCTCTTTGAAGTCCAAGCGCAAAAG GCCGGGTGGTAAATACTCAAGCTGA
- the LOC108990864 gene encoding hydroxymethylglutaryl-CoA synthase-like yields the protein MAKNVGILAVEIYFPPTCIQQESLEAHDGASKGKYTIGLGQDCMAFCTEVEDVISMSLTAVTSLLEKYGIDAKEIGRLEVGSETVIDKSKSIKTFLMQIFEKSGNTDIEGVDSTNACYGGTAALFNCVNWVESNSWDGRYGLVVCTDSAVYAEGPARPTGGAAAIAILVGPDAPISFESRFRGSHMAHAYDFYKPNLASEYPVVDGKLSQTCYLMAVDTCYRQFCKKYEKLEGKQFSLADAEYFVFHSPYNKLVQKSFARLLYNDFLRNASSVDEVAKEKLGPFSTLSLDESYQNRDLEKATQQLAKPLYNAKVQPTTLIPKQVGNMYTASLYAAFASLIHNKHTTLAGQRVVLFSYGSGLTATMFSLKFQEGQHPFSLSNIATVMDVQRKLDSRHEYSPEKFVETMKLMEHRYGANDFVTSQDISLLSPGTFYLTEVDTMYRRFYSQKAGDKANGTKCEKGSLVNGR from the exons ATGGCAAAGAATGTGGGAATTCTCGCCGTGGAGATCTACTTCCCTCCCACCTGTATTCAACAG GAATCATTGGAGGCTCATGATGGTGCCAGTAAAGGAAAATACACAATTGGACTCGGCCAAGATTGCATGGCCTTTTGTACTGAGGTGGAAGATGTAATCTCAATGAG TTTGACAGCAGTTACATCCCTCCTTGAGAAATATGGGATCGATGCCAAAGAAATTGGTCGCCTGGAAGTAGGCAGTGAGACTGTAATAGACAAGAGCAAATCAATTAAGACCTTCTTGATGCAAATCTTTGAG AAAAGTGGAAACACTGACATTGAAGGCGTTGACTCAACTAATGCGTGCTATGGTGGAACAGCAGCTTTGTTCAACTGTGTCAATTGGGTTGAAAGTAATTCATGGGATGGGCGCTATGGACTCGTTGTGTGCACTGACAGTGCG GTCTATGCAGAAGGACCAGCCCGGCCAACTGGAGGAGCAGCTGCTATTGCCATTCTAGTAGGACCTGATGCTCCTATTTCTTTTGAAAGCAGATTCAGGGGGAGTCATATGGCTCATGCCTATGATTTTTACAAGCCGAACCTTGCTAGTGAATATCCG GTTGTTGATGGGAAACTTTCTCAAACATGTTATCTCATGGCTGTTGATACTTGCTACAGACAGTTCTGCAAGAA GTACGAGAAACTAGAAGGCAAACAATTTTCGCTTGCTGATGCTGAATATTTTGTATTTCATTCTCCATATAACAAG CTTGTACAAAAAAGCTTTGCTCGCTTGTTGTACAATGATTTCTTGAGGAATGCCAG CTCTGTTGATGAGGTTGCTAAAGAAAAGCTGGGACCGTTTTCCACCTTATCTCTAGATGAAAGCTACCAGAACCGGGACCTTGAAAAG GCAACCCAGCAACTTGCAAAGCCCCTATACAATGCAAAGGTGCAGCCTACCACTTTAATACCGAAGCAAGTTGGCAACATGTACACTGCGTCTCTCTATGCAGCATTTGCATCCCTTATTCACAATAAACATACCACATTG GCAGGTCAGCGGGTGGTACTGTTCTCATATGGGAGTGGCTTAACAGCCACAATGTTTTCGTTGAAATTCCAGGAGGGTCAACATCCCTTTAGCTTATCAAACATTGCCACTGTGATGGATGTCCAAAGGAAATTGGATTCAAGGCATGAG TACTCCCCAGAGAAGTTTGTTGAAACCATGAAGCTAATGGAGCACAGGTATGGAGCCAACGACTTTGTGACAAGCCAGGACATTAGCCTTTTATCTCCAGGCACATTCTATCTTACTGAAGTTGACACCATGTATCGGAGATTCTACTCCCAGAAGGCTGGGGACAAGGCCAATGGCACCAAATGTGAGAAGGGTTCTCTTGTCAATGGTCGCTGA
- the LOC108990865 gene encoding homeobox protein HD1-like isoform X2 codes for MDIEMQAPNLGMIGGGSTGGFSGEVAVSGEHQRQFKAEIATHPLCEQLLAAHVACLRVATPIDQLPLIDAQLDQSHHLLRSYASLRTHSLSPHERQELDNFLAQYLLVLCSFKEQLQQHVRVHAVEAVVGCREIENTLQALTGVSLDEGTGGTMSDDEDDLQIMDFALDQSGADGHDMLGFGPLLPTESERSLMERVRQELKIELKQGFKSRIEDVREEILRKRRAGKLPGDTTSVLKNWWQEHSKWPYPTEDDKAKLVEETGLQLKQINNWFINQRKRNWHSNSHSVTSLKSKRKR; via the exons ATGGATATAGAAATGCAAGCACCGAACCTGGGAATGATTGGTGGTGGCAGTACCGGTGGTTTTAGCGGTGAAGTGGCAGTTTCCGGTGAGCACCAACGCCAATTCAAGGCGGAGATAGCCACTCACCCACTTTGTGAGCAGCTTCTGGCGGCCCATGTGGCGTGCCTCCGTGTCGCCACTCCAATTGATCAGTTACCATTGATCGACGCGCAGCTAGATCAGTCTCACCATCTTCTGCGGTCGTATGCCTCGCTGCGTACCCATTCCCTCTCTCCCCATGAGCGTCAAGAGCTCGACAACTTCTTG GCACAATATTTGTTAGTTTTGTGCAGCTTCAAAGAACAGCTTCAACAACATGTCCGAGTCCACGCCGTTGAGGCTGTCGTGGGTTGCCGTGAAATTGAAAATACCTTGCAAGCCCTCACTG GGGTGAGTCTGGATGAAGGTACGGGTGGAACAATGTCGGATGATGAGGATGATCTGCAGATCATGGATTTCGCTTTAGATCAATCCGGTGCTGATGGGCATGACATGTTGGGATTTGGTCCACTGCTTCCGACAGAATCTGAAAGGTCGCTGATGGAGAGAGTTAGGCAGGAATTAAAGATTGAACTGAAGCAG GGTTTTAAGTCAAGAATTGAAGATGTAAGGGAGGAGATACTGAGAAAAAGAAGGGCAGGAAAATTACCGGGTGACACAACAAGTGTATTGAAGAATTGGTGGCAGGAACACTCAAAATGGCCTTACCCTACT GAAGATGACAAGGCAAAACTTGTAGAGGAGACAGGCTTGCAGCTGAAGCAAATCAATAATTGGTTCATCAATCAAAGAAAGCGCAACTGGCACAGCAACTCTCATTCTGTGACCTCTTTGAAGTCCAAGCGCAAAAGGTAG